In a single window of the bacterium genome:
- a CDS encoding type II toxin-antitoxin system HicA family toxin: protein MSPKFPAVTSDEVIRILKRIGFRFKRQSGSSHAIYFREVDRKRTNVPVHPGKIIK, encoded by the coding sequence ATGAGTCCTAAGTTTCCGGCTGTCACTTCGGATGAGGTAATAAGGATTCTGAAAAGGATAGGATTTCGGTTCAAACGTCAATCCGGGAGCAGTCATGCCATATACTTTAGAGAAGTTGATAGAAAAAGAACCAATGTCCCCGTACATCCGGGGAAAATAATAAAGAT